A region from the Etheostoma spectabile isolate EspeVRDwgs_2016 chromosome 9, UIUC_Espe_1.0, whole genome shotgun sequence genome encodes:
- the LOC116695185 gene encoding uncharacterized protein LOC116695185 isoform X2: MARLCCTEGRLLLLVLTLVLSAEARDRRPMTLRRTKREWILPPAKLMENTDYTNREFIAKIRSDKSENTEVKYYLSGPGADQPPYNLFVVDPINGFVRITGVLDREKTPFYNLTGKALFKDGRAAEADIPLNVVVLDMNDNDPYFELHTGNIKEGSKKGAFVMQIEGKDDDEAGTVNSQIYYSIASQEPRGTGHMFTIDHRTGKVYVKEATLDRETCDFYKLVVHGSDMGGAPGGRTGTGTVEIRVLDINDNIPTLEKSEYSGKVDENVADVVVMRIKALDKDLPKTDNWVTVFEIAKGNENNLFSIETDRETNEGILKLIKAVDYEEVKNLELGLVITNVAPFVEGDALLMDVDVQIGEGGPLPAGAGGASGASAGAGGGAGGGAGVDLGVDLGLDAGGGVGVDLGLDAGLEGGLKPGVGGGLKPGVKPGQKPPPKSYPIKIAVNNVPEGPAFMPDTKKVPVSEDPNEAPKDGVITVFAAVDPDTGKPAEDVSYAKAYDPDNWFSIDKDTAEIKLNKVPDRESPFLVNGTYIAKILAITTDMPSKTATGTIAIQVLDNNDHCPTLTTARSTLCSNVKTVIVTGFDEDVSPNAAPFKFRIIPEGTQGSWDVEVINETSAALHSHEALWPGSYQLQVEVVDAKGLSCPTNEIFTVDVCTCVDTGDCMVKAARLESTSSKLSASAIGLMLAAMCLLLFILFLLLFCQCGGADTIFPDQFSDLPFDTKEHLMSYHTEGKGDDKGVPLQSVPISLGTQKKVGSAPVPIVNMLPSKITGNQKTAIYDESVYNFQETSQNFTEVDNLYRFSRKSFNYGNGSAAFGTQTFGVQRTASLYDDIALPDAFLKDYYSQKAMCAVPLNDDPLEYSFEGQGSSAGSVGCCSLLESDNEDFLDNLGFKFRTLAEICSPPTTTPTPVLKQTMAGAIKTTVNIVEPVVKPKTEHSVETKHIDIKTEKVTSSTNISKSSVSTVSTTHPASKVTNISHSASLPRQTQTVLLQQQPVYYTTSPVMQPMHYVVQPQLQNTVLLADGASRANLPGMFVMSGSQSISSGLLIRGPQGSPSGPVIQGTLTPKSPVSPVGPVSPSLFLPGGPGVSQVSVPAEGLKIVGPNPDGTYMLVKEKSSLGEVEGVDPGSPQGTLPRGAILVKEAVPPQGVLGPAAQGSVYGILPGHTVAIKGGIVAVNSNMGQTWVGQPGQVGLGPVPVLGVGVGQPRMGMGHVVTVKPEVTQAGTWPAGINPVGIRQVSVNQFQGIQPMEQTTDAGEILKACRIDSPKVDKITSVVNTIITAETAKTHPPSKEERTMKNLFKDDSARVQDMHNETVEEKQDVITYTSEHDTTLPEEEPSTEENVGRQEAAPSKDEVVEEGNQLSTGPKDRSPEVGLEPQSNKVTDSKSDRDLEEDVSPAEKVVSDVETNQVTAIIDGMQADENMEGTTPVTSDEEKDVQEQLLDSEVGLNTAGDELSATPPNEISTETENVCEKRSIPKQEATPELKVDASEGNKIYQGQTKTDIFDAKARTPLQTVSPILTNQPEGDLNNSHLISEEVQVESSNVSTISTLEQDLQTDCSTGHKEDDDQLHITSESRIDEDQVNADADSISDGEREMGVVSQQSLSTSGDQYEDIETQHALSSQIENISDDYITGEEKDEDAVEEMGSQVQHNIGFSDDQDEDEDASCTSSQVDDTLIADDDINVPEKEEEEEEEAEEETLEEGMLSIQQNVSITDYQDEEIEGEAVSKRNSPLEDQHIADGNMDIEEKEEEIVEDVTSQIQPHLSISNDKEIRRVDAGSVIYQVEDQFIPDIERQHALSSQTEKISDYYISDEEKDEDALEEMGSQVKQNIGFSDDQDKDEEEDASCTSSQMDDTLMSDDNINVPENEEEDETLEEVVLSIQQNVSITDYQDEEIEGEAVSERNSPLEDQHIADGNVDIDEKEEETVEEVTSQMQSHLSISYDEEIRRVDVGSVIYQVEDQFIPEDNIRDGAKEEDIVEFGVSQQSLSTSNEQYQDIETQHALSSQIENISDDYVTDEEKDEDAVEEMGSQVQHNIGFTDDQDEDEEEDASCTSSQMDDTLMSGDNTNVPENEEEEEETLEEVMLSIQQNVSITDYQNEEIEGEAVSERNSPLEYQHIADGNVDIEEKEEEIVEEVTSQMQPHLSISHEENSD; encoded by the exons ACTTGTGACTTCTACAAACTGGTTGTACATGGGAGTGATATGGGAGGGGCACCGGGGGGACGAACTGGGACAGGAACTGTGGAGATAAGAGTCCTGGACATCAATGATAACATCCCCACTCTGGAAAAATCTGAG TACAGTGGCAAAGTGGATGAAAATGTTGCTGATGTAGTTGTGATGAGAATAAAAGCACTGGACAAAGACCTTCCGAAGACAGACAACTGGGTGACTGTCTTCGAGATCGCCAAAGGAAATGAGAACAATCTCTTCTCCattgagacagacagagaaaccaATGAGGGCATCCTCAAATTGATCAAG GCCGTGGATTATGAAGAAGTCAAGAATCTTGAACTCGGCCTGGTTATTACCAATGTAGCTCCTTTTGTGGAAGGGGACGCTTTACTGATGGATGTGGACGTTCAAATTGGAGAGGGTGGTCCACTGCCTGCTGGAGCCGGTGGAGCAAGTGGAGCTTCTGCCGGAGCTGGTGGAGGTGCAGGTGGAGGTGCAGGAGTAGACCTGGGAGTAGACCTGGGGTTGGATGCAGGTGGGGGTGTAGGTGTTGACTTGGGCCTAGATGCTGGCCTTGAAGGAGGACTTAAGCCTGGAGTGGGTGGTGGACTTAAGCCAGGTGTCAAACCAG GACAAAAGCCTCCGCCAAAAAGCTATCCCATCAAGATAGCAGTGAATAATGTGCCGGAGGGTCCTGCGTTCATGCCTGACACCAAGAAGGTTCCTGTATCAGAGGATCCAAATGAAGCACCCAAGGATGGTGTGATCACAGTGTTCGCTGCTGTCGATCCAGACACCGGAAAGCCCGCTGAAGATGTCAG TTACGCCAAAGCCTATGATCCAGACAACTGGTTTTCCATTGATAAAGACACAGCTGAGATTAAACTCAACAAGGTACCAGATAGAGAGTCGCCGTTCTTGGTGAATGGTACCTACATTGCCAAGATCCTGGCCATAACCACAG ACATGCCATCAAAGACAGCCACAGGAACAATAGCCATTCAAGTGTTGGATAACAATGACCACTGTCCCACCCTGACCACCGCCCGCAGCACTCTCTGCTCGAATGTCAAAACTGTTATTGTCACTGGCTTTGATGAGGATGTGAGTCCCAATGCAGCTCCATTTAAATTCAGAATCATACCGGAAGGGACACAAGGCAGCTGGGACGTAGAAGTCATCAATG AGACGAGTGCTGCTCTACACTCCCACGAGGCGCTGTGGCCCGGCTCATACCAGCTGCAGGTGGAGGTGGTGGACGCTAAGGGTCTGTCTTGCCCGACCAATGAAATTTTTACTGTGGACGTTTGTACCTGTGTGGACACAGGGGACTGCATGGTAAAGGCTGCCAGACTAGAAAGTACTTCCTCTAAGCTCTCTGCCTCAGCCATCGGCCTGATGCTAGCGGCTATGTGCTTACTGCTGT tcaTCCTTTTTCTCCTGCTGTTCTGTCAATGTGGAGGAGCAGACACCATCTTTCCTGACCAATTTAGTGATCTGCCATTTGACACCAAAGAACACCTCATGTCCTACCACACTGAAGGCAAAGGCGATGATAAG GGAGTGCCACTCCAATCTGTTCCTATCAGCTTGGGTACTCAGAAGAAAGTTGGGAGTGCACCAGTGCCAATCGTCAACATGCTTCCTTCCAAAATCACTGGAAATCAGAAAACTGCAATCTATGACGAATCTGTGTATAACTTTCAGGAAACCAGCCAAAATTTTACGGAGGTTGACAACCTCTACCGATTTTCAAGGAAATCGTTCAACTATGGCAATGGCAGTGCTGCATTTGGCACGCAAACGTTTGGTGTCCAACGCACCgcatctctgtatgatgatatagCCCTACCTGACGCTTTTCTCAAAGATTACTACTCACAG AAAGCGATGTGTGCTGTCCCACTGAACGATGACCCTTTGGAGTATAGTTTTGAGGGCCAGGGCTCTTCTGCTGGCTCAGTGGGCTGCTGCAGCCTCCTGGAGTCTGACAACGAAGACTTCCTCGATAACCTCGGGTTTAAATTCAGGACCCTGGCTGAGATCTGTTCGCCTCCTACAACAACACCCACACCTGTTCTGAAACAAACAATGGCAGGTGCTATCAAAACCACAGTCAATATTGTTGAACCTGTTGTTAAGCCCAAAACGGAGCACAGTGTTGAAACAAAGCATATCGatataaagacagaaaaagtcACGTCATCTACTAACATCTCGAAATCATCCGTCAGCACTGTAAGCACGACACATCCTGCCTCCAAGGTTACTAACATCAGTCATTCTGCTTCCCTGCCCCGTCAAACCCAGACAGTCTTACTTCAGCAGCAGCCAGTTTACTACACCACCAGCCCTGTAATGCAGCCCATGCACTATGTAGTTCAGCCACAACTTCAGAACACGGTTTTGTTGGCGGATGGGGCCTCTAGAGCCAATTTACCAGGCATGTTTGTAATGAGTGGGTCCCAGAGTATTTCTTCTGGACTCCTAATCAGGGGACCCCAAGGCTCTCCTTCTGGGCCAGTTATCCAGGGCACTCTGACCCCAAAAAGCCCTGTCAGCCCTGTCGGTCCAGTAAGCCCCTCCCTGTTTCTACCTGGTGGACCAGGTGTGTCTCAGGTCTCAGTCCCTGCGGAGGGCTTGAAAATAGTAGGGCCAAATCCTGATGGTACTTATATGTTGGTTAAAGAAAAGAGTAGTCTGGGTGAGGTAGAGGGGGTGGATCCAGGCTCACCTCAGGGCACTTTGCCCAGAGGTGCTATCCTGGTTAAAGAGGCTGTTCCCCCTCAGGGGGTGTTAGGCCCAGCAGCCCAGGGGAGTGTGTATGGCATTCTGCCAGGACACACTGTTGCTATAAAGGGGGGTATTGTTGCAGTAAATAGCAATATGGGGCAAACATGGGTTGGGCAGCCGGGGCAGGTGGGGTTAGGGCCGGTCCCTGTTTTGGGAGTTGGTGTTGGGCAGCCAAGAATGGGAATGGGACATGTGGTAACAGTAAAGCCTGAAGTCACACAGGCTGGAACTTGGCCAGCTGGGATAAATCCAGTTGGGATTAGGCAGGTCAGTGTAAACCAGTTCCAAGGAATTCAGCCAATGGAGCAAACAACGGATGCTGGTGAAATTCTAAAAGCATGTAGAATAGATTCACCAAAGGTAGACAAGATCACTAGTGTTGTGAATACTATCATTACTGCTGAAACAGCTAAAACTCATCCTCCTTCAAAGGAAGAACGTACCATGAAAAATTTGTTTAAGGATGACAGTGCTCGAGTTCAGGACATGCATAATGAGACAGTTGAAGAAAAGCAAGATGTGATCACCTACACATCAGAGCATGACACAACACTACCCGAAGAGGAGCCTAGCACAGAAGAAAATGTGGGCAGACAGGAAGCAGCACCTTCAAAGGATGAAGTTGTGGAAGAAGGAAATCAGCTCAGCACAGGTCCAAAGGACAGAAGTCCTGAAGTTGGATTGGAACCTCAATCAAACAAAGTCACAGATTCTAAAAGTGACAGGGACCTGGAGGAAGATGTCAGTCCAGCAGAGAAAGTTGTTTCAGACGTAGAAACAAATCAGGTCACTGCCATTATTGATGGTATGCAGGCTGATGAGAATATGGAGGGAACTACTCCTGTCACCAGTGATGAGGAGAAGGATGTGCAGGAGCAACTGTTGGATTCTGAAGTGGGTCTCAATACTGCAGGTGATGAATTGTCTGCAACTCCGCCAAATGAGATTTCAACAGAGACCGAGAATGTGTGTGAGAAGAGGTCCATCCCTAAACAAGAAGCAACGCCAGAACTAAAGGTGGATGCTAGTGAAGGGAATAAAATATACCAAGGTCAAACAAAGACAGATATCTTTGATGCTAAAGCAAGAACACCATTGCAAACTGTGAGCCCTATTTTAACTAACCAACCAGAAGGAGATCTGAACAATTCACATTTGATATCAGAGGAAGTACAGGTAGAGAGCTCTAATGTGTCAACCATTTCAACATTAGAGCAAGATCTGCAAACAGACTGTAGCACTGGCCACAAAGAAGATGATGATCAACTTCATATAACATCAGAATCAAGAATAGATGAGGATCAAGTCAATGCAGATGCAGACAGTATtagtgatggagagagagaaatgggtgTTGTGTCACAGCAGAGTCTCAGCACCTCTGGTGACCAATACGAAGACATTGAAACACAACATGCTTTGAGTTCTCAAATTGAGAACATCTCAGATGACTATATTACTGGTGAAGAAAAAGACGAAGATGCTGTGGAGGAAATGGGGTCACAGGTACAGCACAATATAGGCTTCTCAGATGAccaagatgaagatgaagatgcaTCATGTACCAGTTCGCAAGTGGATGATACCTTAATAGCAGATGATGACATAAATGTTccagagaaagaagaggaggaggaggaggaggcggaggaggagacTCTAGAGGAGGGGATGTTATCCATACAGCAAAATGTTAGCATCACAGACTACCAAGATGAAGAGATTGAAGGTGAAGCTGTATCAAAAAGAAATTCTCCTTTGGAGGATCAGCACATTGCAGATGGAAATATGGATattgaagagaaagaagaggaaattgTGGAGGATGTGACATCACAAATACAGCCACATCTTAGCATCTCCAACGATAAAGAGATTAGAAGAGTAGATGCAGGAAGTGTGATTTACCAAGTGGAGGATCAATTTATCCCAGACATTGAAAGACAACATGCTTTGAGTTCTCAAACTGAGAAAATCTCAGATTACTATATTTCTGATGAAGAGAAAGACGAAGATGCTCTGGAGGAAATGGGGTCACAGGTAAAGCAAAATATAGGCTTCTCAGATGACCAAGAcaaagacgaagaagaagatgCATCATGCACGAGTTCTCAAATGGATGACACCTTAATGTCAGACGATAACATAAATGTTCCAGAgaatgaggaggaggacgagaCTCTAGAGGAAGTGGTGTTATCGATACAGCAAAATGTTAGCATCACAGACTACCAAGATGAAGAGATTGAAGGTGAAGCTGTATCAGAAAGAAATTCTCCTTTGGAGGATCAGCACATTGCAGATGGAAATGTGGATATTGAcgagaaagaagaggaaactGTGGAGGAAGTGACATCACAAATGCAGTCACATCTTAGCATCTCCTATGATGAAGAGATTAGAAGAGTAGATGTAGGAAGTGTGATTTACCAAGTGGAGGATCAGTTTATCCCAGAAGACAATATAAGAGATGGAGCGAAAGAGGAGGATATTGTGGAGTTTGGAGTGTCACAGCAGAGTCTCAGCACATCTAATGAGCAATATCAAGACATTGAAACACAACATGCGTTGAGTTCTCAAATTGAGAACATCTCAGATGACTATGTTACTGATGAAGAGAAAGACGAAGATGCTGTGGAGGAAATGGGGTCACAGGTACAGCACAATATAGGCTTCACAGATGACCAAGAtgaagacgaagaagaagatgCATCATGCACAAGTTCTCAAATGGATGATACCTTAATGTCCGGTGATAACACAAATGTTCCAGagaatgaggaagaggaggaggagactcTGGAGGAAGTGATGTTATCTATACAGCAAAATGTTAGCATCACAGACTACCAAAATGAAGAGATTGAAGGTGAAGCTGTATCAGAAAGAAATTCTCCTTTGGAGTATCAGCACATTGCAGACGGCAATGTGGATattgaagagaaagaagaggaaattgTGGAGGAAGTGACATCACAAATGCAGCCACATCTTAGCATCTCCCATGAAGAGAATAGTGATTAG